A region of Maridesulfovibrio sp. DNA encodes the following proteins:
- a CDS encoding ferredoxin, with protein sequence MAGKVVIDQDECIGCETCVELCPEVFALDSEGEKAEVIKEDAVDLDCVEEAIDSCPVECITIE encoded by the coding sequence ATGGCTGGAAAAGTAGTAATTGATCAGGACGAGTGTATTGGCTGTGAAACTTGTGTAGAACTTTGCCCTGAAGTTTTTGCCCTTGATTCGGAAGGGGAAAAGGCGGAAGTGATCAAAGAAGATGCAGTCGATCTTGATTGTGTGGAAGAGGCAATTGATTCCTGCCCGGTGGAGTGTATCACAATTGAGTAA
- the fliJ gene encoding flagellar export protein FliJ: MPKPFVFKLEKVLEFREQAEEQARLALAEALRLHQEAKKKLWAVEELIVAHRKKRYENLSANDMWLWQQYDVALKEDLQAAQNRLKQLALNLQKCRAEAVNKSKDRKLLEKLKENQAKKYHEEESLKEQKEFDEMATIRFKPENF; this comes from the coding sequence ATGCCCAAGCCTTTTGTATTCAAGCTTGAAAAGGTTCTGGAGTTCAGGGAACAAGCGGAAGAGCAGGCCAGACTTGCTCTAGCTGAAGCCCTGCGTCTGCATCAGGAGGCGAAGAAAAAGCTCTGGGCCGTGGAAGAATTGATCGTTGCCCACCGGAAGAAAAGATACGAAAATCTATCAGCTAACGATATGTGGTTATGGCAGCAGTATGATGTCGCTCTAAAAGAGGATTTGCAAGCTGCCCAAAACCGTTTGAAGCAGTTGGCCCTTAATTTGCAAAAATGTCGTGCAGAAGCTGTAAATAAGTCAAAAGACCGTAAACTGCTCGAAAAGCTAAAAGAGAATCAGGCGAAGAAATATCATGAAGAAGAAAGTCTCAAAGAACAAAAAGAGTTCGACGAAATGGCAACTATTCGCTTCAAACCTGAAAATTTCTAA
- the truA gene encoding tRNA pseudouridine(38-40) synthase TruA, protein MQRIKLVLAYDGTDFCGWQLQPELRTVQGVLEQAIIRITGTPVRVHGSGRTDSGVHAFGQVVHFDVEEDRAAVPWQRALNSLLPDDVTVLNAELVPSDFHSRFNAVRKTYTYTLWLDNSFFLPWRRHYVWKCGPLDLSALDRGMQFFLGEHDFASFQNTGTPVSSTVRTIHEFRRYPGQIGQEMILEVCGSGFLKQMVRNMVGCLVNIGRGKAEPETVRSLLQMKDRTAAPATAPAQGLCMAGVYYGESGCGGTDIGRNQPQGSGIDGEA, encoded by the coding sequence ATGCAAAGAATCAAACTTGTCCTTGCCTATGACGGCACTGATTTTTGCGGCTGGCAGCTGCAGCCTGAGCTGCGCACAGTGCAGGGTGTCTTAGAACAGGCCATAATCAGAATTACCGGGACTCCGGTGCGGGTTCACGGCTCCGGGCGTACGGATAGCGGAGTACATGCTTTCGGGCAGGTGGTCCATTTTGATGTGGAGGAGGACAGGGCTGCTGTCCCATGGCAAAGAGCACTTAATTCTCTGCTTCCGGACGATGTGACAGTACTCAACGCCGAACTTGTCCCGTCTGATTTTCATTCCCGTTTTAATGCTGTCCGCAAGACCTATACGTACACCCTGTGGCTGGATAACAGTTTTTTTCTGCCTTGGCGCAGGCATTATGTCTGGAAATGCGGTCCTCTTGATCTTTCCGCTCTTGATCGCGGCATGCAATTTTTTTTGGGTGAACATGATTTTGCCTCCTTCCAGAATACCGGTACTCCGGTGAGCTCTACTGTGCGCACAATCCATGAATTCAGACGTTATCCCGGTCAGATCGGGCAGGAAATGATTCTGGAGGTCTGTGGTTCTGGTTTCCTGAAGCAGATGGTCCGCAATATGGTCGGCTGTCTTGTGAATATCGGGCGGGGTAAAGCCGAACCCGAAACTGTCCGATCATTATTACAGATGAAGGACAGAACTGCGGCTCCGGCCACGGCTCCTGCACAAGGGTTGTGTATGGCCGGAGTTTACTATGGAGAATCAGGTTGTGGCGGAACTGACATTGGACGGAACCAACCTCAAGGTAGCGGAATCGACGGAGAAGCCTGA
- a CDS encoding methyl-accepting chemotaxis protein: MKIRTRMILAIVFPMIISVGVVMLTVSMQFDSTAEDSYRKTARQELRLVNNYIGEILNKAKNVSRFIAGLDETKKAMGKWTKYFELAGPSKPAMHATDSSEIAVNRLANDLMKTNPSFAYVYLGFEDGGYTQDGSETINNTYDPRKRPWYKEGKNSDKESTILSAYITTEGFPNIGMVTKIKDMSGNFIGVSAVDISLGDLTEIINELKIGETGFVVLVQGDGTVLADPKTPANNFKKIDELDNAALSEAYYSKETWIDSTEFAGEKFSAEIYRSKETGWTLIAFIPHAEIYAASKEANVTMLGIGAVAALVFGALGTIMVNSSLVRPIYAMGEFARQIAAGHYEAEPEEASYRAELRELLDNLRSMTSELVKTISLAEDKTREAEEKTEQAEEALGKAEEATRRAESAKREGMMQAAGQLEEIVERISSSSTQLSANVEESRRGSEMQRERAAENATAMEEMNATVLEVASNASKSSEEAERARLEAERGSEIVDKVVIAVGNLKSESEKLGSEMGQLGEKAESISSVISVITDIADQTNLLALNAAIEAARAGEAGRGFAVVADEVRKLAEKTVSATSEVGEAISSIQQSSRNSINTMNDTTEMVDSTTSLVNDAGEALTSILEIIELVAEQVRSIATAAEEQSAASEEINMSTSEINRIADENFNAMEQSAEAMANLAELSNMLNNLIDDLKNS, encoded by the coding sequence GTGAAGATCAGGACAAGAATGATACTGGCCATAGTCTTTCCAATGATCATATCTGTGGGCGTAGTCATGTTGACTGTTTCCATGCAGTTCGATTCAACAGCGGAGGATTCATACCGCAAAACAGCCAGACAAGAATTGAGGCTGGTTAATAATTATATCGGCGAGATACTGAACAAAGCTAAAAATGTAAGTAGGTTCATAGCTGGTTTGGATGAAACAAAAAAAGCAATGGGCAAGTGGACAAAATATTTCGAGCTTGCTGGTCCCAGTAAGCCTGCCATGCACGCCACAGACTCATCTGAAATAGCTGTAAATCGCCTTGCTAATGACCTGATGAAGACAAATCCGTCCTTTGCTTATGTGTATCTTGGTTTTGAAGACGGCGGCTATACTCAGGACGGTTCGGAGACCATAAATAATACGTATGATCCTCGTAAGCGTCCTTGGTATAAAGAAGGTAAAAATTCAGATAAAGAATCTACTATTCTTTCCGCGTATATCACTACTGAGGGGTTTCCCAACATTGGTATGGTGACCAAAATCAAGGATATGAGTGGAAACTTTATAGGTGTCTCAGCTGTGGATATTTCTTTGGGGGACCTTACAGAGATAATTAATGAACTCAAGATAGGTGAGACTGGTTTTGTTGTTCTTGTGCAGGGAGACGGAACTGTCCTGGCCGATCCCAAAACCCCTGCAAATAATTTTAAGAAAATTGATGAACTGGACAATGCCGCTCTTAGTGAAGCTTATTATTCCAAGGAAACATGGATCGATTCGACTGAATTTGCCGGCGAGAAATTTTCTGCTGAAATTTATCGTTCCAAGGAAACAGGCTGGACACTGATCGCCTTCATTCCACACGCTGAGATATATGCCGCTTCAAAGGAAGCAAATGTGACTATGCTGGGCATTGGTGCGGTTGCGGCTCTGGTCTTCGGTGCTCTCGGAACAATTATGGTTAATTCAAGTCTTGTCCGGCCTATTTATGCAATGGGTGAATTCGCAAGACAGATTGCTGCAGGGCATTATGAGGCTGAGCCGGAAGAAGCCTCTTACCGGGCAGAGTTGCGAGAACTTCTCGATAACTTGCGCTCTATGACCAGCGAGTTGGTTAAGACTATCTCATTGGCGGAAGACAAGACTCGTGAAGCTGAAGAAAAAACAGAGCAGGCTGAAGAGGCACTCGGCAAGGCTGAAGAGGCAACCCGTAGAGCTGAGTCCGCAAAGCGTGAAGGAATGATGCAGGCGGCCGGACAGCTGGAAGAGATAGTGGAACGTATTTCATCTTCTTCCACCCAGCTCTCCGCCAATGTTGAAGAATCAAGGCGCGGCTCGGAAATGCAGCGGGAAAGGGCAGCCGAAAATGCCACGGCCATGGAGGAAATGAATGCCACAGTACTTGAAGTAGCCTCCAATGCCTCAAAAAGTTCGGAAGAAGCTGAGCGGGCCAGACTCGAAGCTGAACGCGGTTCCGAGATCGTGGATAAGGTTGTGATTGCTGTCGGTAATCTTAAGAGTGAATCTGAAAAGCTCGGTAGTGAAATGGGACAGCTGGGAGAAAAGGCTGAGTCTATCAGCAGCGTTATTAGCGTAATTACCGATATCGCAGATCAGACCAATCTGCTGGCCCTTAACGCGGCAATTGAAGCGGCTCGTGCAGGAGAAGCAGGGCGCGGTTTTGCTGTGGTTGCAGACGAGGTTCGCAAACTGGCGGAGAAGACAGTGAGCGCAACTTCTGAGGTCGGTGAAGCAATAAGTTCCATTCAGCAGTCTTCAAGGAATTCAATCAATACCATGAACGATACTACGGAGATGGTTGACTCAACCACCTCTCTCGTCAATGATGCCGGGGAAGCTCTGACATCTATCCTTGAAATTATTGAGCTGGTTGCTGAGCAGGTCCGTTCTATTGCTACTGCGGCAGAAGAGCAGAGTGCTGCTTCAGAGGAAATCAATATGTCCACTTCAGAAATCAACCGTATTGCAGATGAAAACTTTAATGCCATGGAACAATCGGCAGAAGCGATGGCGAATCTTGCGGAGCTTTCCAATATGCTTAATAATTTGATTGATGATTTGAAGAATTCATAA